The Buchnera aphidicola (Chaitophorus populicola) nucleotide sequence TTTCTTTGGTTACATAATCAAGATCCTATGGCTGTAGAAAAATTATCTCAGGGAATACGTCAGTTTGGAACAGATCAATATTTACTTGAAGAAATTGTTACTAAAAATATGTAATATTTAGTAAAGTTATTATTTATTTAAATAATTTTTATATTAGGAGAAAAAATGTTTTCTAAAAAATATTTATCTAATACAATTCGAGCAATCAGTATAGATTCTGTACAAAAAGCTAAATCTGGACATCCAGGTATGCCAATGGGTATGGCTGACATTGCAGAAATACTATGGAGATTTTTTCTAAAACATAATCCTTGTAATCCATTATGGGATAATAGAGATCGATTTGTTTTATCTAACGGACATGGTTCGATTTTATTATATAGTTTATTACATTTAACTGGATATAAATTAAGTATATCTGATTTAAAAAAATTTCGTCAATTAGAGTCTAATACTCCTGGACATCCAGAAATTGGTTATACTCCAGGTGTAGAAACTACTACTGGACCTTTAGGTCAAGGTTTATCTACAGCAATAGGAATGGCTATATCTGAACGTCTATTGAGGTTATATTTTAATCGTCCTAAATTTAATATTATAGATCATTACACTTGGGTATTCGTTGGTGATGGTTGTTTAATGGAAGGAATATCACATGAATCATGTTCTTTAGCTGGAACTTTAGGTTTAGAAAAATTAATTGTATTTTATGATAATAATAATATTTCTATAGATGGTAAAATAGATACTTGGTTTTCTGATGATACTAAAAAAAGGTTTCAAGCGTATAATTGGCATGTTATTAATAATGTTAATGGTCATAATTCAAAAGAAATTTTTAAAGCTATTAAATCTGCAAAAAAAATAAAAAATAAACCAGTACTTATAATTTGTAATACGATTATTGGTTTTGGATCACCTAATAAATCTAATACATCTGATGTACATGGTGCTCCTTTAGGTGAAGAAGAAGCTATATTATCTAAAAAACAATTAAATTGGATATATAAACCATTTGAGATACCAGATCATATTTATAAAGAATGGGATGCAACTAAAAAAGGTATCGAGCTAGAAAATAAATGGAATAAATTATTTTTTGCATATTCAAATAAATATCCTGAATTAGCAAGAGAATATTTACGTCGTATGCATAAAAAATTACCTAAAAATTGGATTAAAATTAATAAAAAACTGATAAATTCTTTAAAAACTTGTACAAAATCTTTATCAACTCGACAAGCTTCTCAGAATATTATTGAATATTTTGGTAAATATCTTCCTGAATTAATTGGTGGATCAGCTGATTTATCTCCTAGTAATTTAACAAAATGGTCAGGCTCTAAATCTATTAATAAAAATTTTAATGGAAATTATATTCATTATGGAGTTAGAGAATTTGGGATGACATCTATAGCTAACGGAATTGCACAACATTCTGGTTTTATTCCTTATACTGCTACTTTTCTAATATTTGTAGAATATGCTAAAAATGCAGTGCGAATGGCAGCTTTAATGAAAACTAGACAAATTTTAATATATACTCATGATTCTATTGGATTAGGTGAAGATGGACCTACACATCAACCAATTGAACAAATATCTAGTTTACGTTTTACTCCTAATCTAAGTGTATGGAGACCATCTGATATTATAGAAACAGCTTTTGCTTGGAAATATGCTATAGAAAATCAGACAGGACCTACTGCGTTAATTTTATCTAGACAAAATTTATCTTTTAATAATAGGACTGATGATCAAATTAAAAATATTAGTCGAGGAGGTTATATATTAAAAGATAGTGAAAAAGATTTAGATATAATTTTAATTTCTACAGGATCAGAATTAGAATTAGCAATTCAGGCAAGAAAAAAATTATTAAATTTAGGTTATTCAACAAGAGTTGTTTCTATACCTTCTACAGATGTTTTTGATAAGCAAGATGTTTCTTATAAAAATTATGTTTTACCAGATTTTGTTACTAATAGAATTGCTATTGAAGCTGGAATTTCAGATTATTGGTATAAGTACGTTGGGTTAAAAGGAAAAATTATAGGCATGAAAACATTTGGAGAATCAGCTCCAGCATCTGATTTGTTTAAAAAATTTGGATTTACTGTAAAAAATATTGTATGTAAAGCATTAAAATTAATAAAAAATAATAATAAAATTTTATAAAATATTTTTTATTTTAAAATCTAGGAATAATTTTATGTTAGAAGATATTATTACTTTAAGTAAACAGTTAATTAAACTTCCTTCTATTAGTCCTTTAGATTTAGGATGTCAAAAAATTATTTCTAAAAGATTAAAAAAAATAGGCTTTTGTATAGAAAACATTAAAATTAATGATACAAATAATTTATGGGCTTATAAAGGTACTGGAAAAACATTAACTTTTTTAGGTCATACAGATGTAGTTCCTCCTGGTAATGTTAATGATTGGAATACAGATCCTTTTAATCCAGTTATTAAAAATAATTTTTTATTTGGACGAGGGTCTGCAGATATGAAGTGTGCTTTATCTGCTATGATTATAGCTACTGAATCATTTTTTAAAAAATTTGCATCTATTTCAGGTAGAGTTTCTTTTTTACTTACATCAGACGAAGAATCTTTAGGGAATGATGGAACAAAAAAGATAATAGAAATATTGAAATCTAGAAACGAAAAAATAAATTATTGTTTAGTTGGGGAACCTACTAGTAATTTAAAAGTTGGAGATGTAATTAAAAATGGAAGAAGAGGTTCAATTAGCGCAGAAATAATTTTTTATGGTGTACAAGGACATATTGCATATCCACATTTAGCGAATAATCCTATTCATAGTTCTTTAAATGCAATTAAAGATTTTATTAATTTAAAATTAGATTCTGGAAATAATTTTTTTCAACCTAGTAGTTTGCAAATTTTTTATATTAAATCAGGAAAAAAAAATATTACAAATATGATTCCTAGTTCA carries:
- the tkt gene encoding transketolase, which translates into the protein MFSKKYLSNTIRAISIDSVQKAKSGHPGMPMGMADIAEILWRFFLKHNPCNPLWDNRDRFVLSNGHGSILLYSLLHLTGYKLSISDLKKFRQLESNTPGHPEIGYTPGVETTTGPLGQGLSTAIGMAISERLLRLYFNRPKFNIIDHYTWVFVGDGCLMEGISHESCSLAGTLGLEKLIVFYDNNNISIDGKIDTWFSDDTKKRFQAYNWHVINNVNGHNSKEIFKAIKSAKKIKNKPVLIICNTIIGFGSPNKSNTSDVHGAPLGEEEAILSKKQLNWIYKPFEIPDHIYKEWDATKKGIELENKWNKLFFAYSNKYPELAREYLRRMHKKLPKNWIKINKKLINSLKTCTKSLSTRQASQNIIEYFGKYLPELIGGSADLSPSNLTKWSGSKSINKNFNGNYIHYGVREFGMTSIANGIAQHSGFIPYTATFLIFVEYAKNAVRMAALMKTRQILIYTHDSIGLGEDGPTHQPIEQISSLRFTPNLSVWRPSDIIETAFAWKYAIENQTGPTALILSRQNLSFNNRTDDQIKNISRGGYILKDSEKDLDIILISTGSELELAIQARKKLLNLGYSTRVVSIPSTDVFDKQDVSYKNYVLPDFVTNRIAIEAGISDYWYKYVGLKGKIIGMKTFGESAPASDLFKKFGFTVKNIVCKALKLIKNNNKIL
- the dapE gene encoding succinyl-diaminopimelate desuccinylase, translated to MLEDIITLSKQLIKLPSISPLDLGCQKIISKRLKKIGFCIENIKINDTNNLWAYKGTGKTLTFLGHTDVVPPGNVNDWNTDPFNPVIKNNFLFGRGSADMKCALSAMIIATESFFKKFASISGRVSFLLTSDEESLGNDGTKKIIEILKSRNEKINYCLVGEPTSNLKVGDVIKNGRRGSISAEIIFYGVQGHIAYPHLANNPIHSSLNAIKDFINLKLDSGNNFFQPSSLQIFYIKSGKKNITNMIPSSIKVGLNIRYNTEITQEKIIMEINKILDKCKLHYQINWIFSGNPFLTNSGFLLKTVKKSIFEINKFIPKLSTSGGTSDGRFFTCMNSEIIELGLVNKTIHKVNECVKINDLYLLSKIYTNILKNLFI